The sequence AAGGAATGCCGTGATTTCGCCAGCGGCTGGATCGAGGTGCAGACGGAGGAATTCAAACGCCTCGGCATCGAGGGCGACTTCGAAAACCCCTACACGACGATGAACTTCCACGCGGAAGCGCGCATCGCCGGTGAATTGATGAAAATCGCCAAGGCGGGCCAGCTCTATCGTGGCTCCAAGCCGGTCATGTGGTCGGTCGTCGAGCGTACGGCCTTGGCAGAGGCCGAAGTCGAGTACGCTGATGTCGAAAGCGACATGATCTGGGTGAAATTCCCGGTCACCGAAGGACCGGCCGAGCTTGCAGGCACGTTCGCCGTGATCTGGACCACCACGCCCTGGACGATCCCGGGCAACCGCGCGATCGCCTATTCGTCGCGTTACGCCTACGGCCTTTACGAAATCGCAACGGCTGAAAACGATTATGGCCCGCAGCCGGGCGAAAAGCTGATCTTCGCCAAGCGACTCGCGGAAGAATCGGCTGCCAAGGCAAAGGTCACCTTCAACTTCGTCCGCGACGTGGAAGCGGACGAACTGGCGGCGATCACCTGCGCCCATCCCCTGCATGGCCTCGGTGGCGGCTACCACTTTACCGTGCCGCTCCTCGATGGCGACCATGTGACCGACGACGCCGGCACCGGCTTCGTCCACACGGCGCCGGGCCATGGCCGCGAGGACTTCGACGCTTGGATGGACAGCGCCCGGGCGCTTGAAGCGCGCGGCATTTCCTCGGCAATCCCGTTCACCGTCGACGATGCCGGCTATTTCACGGCCGACGCGCCCGGCTTCGGCCCGGATGCGGAAGGCGGTGCCGGCCGCGTCATCGACGACAAGGGCAAGAAGGGCGATGCCAACGATCGGGTGATCAAGGCGCTGATCGCCCGTCACGCGCTCTTTGCCCGCGGTCGTCTCAAGCACTCCTATCCGCATTCCTGGCGGTCGAAGAAGCCGGTGATCTTCCGCAACACGCCGCAATGGTTCGTCTACATGGACAAGGACTTCGGCGACGGCACGACGCTGCGCTCGCGCGCGCTGACTGCGATCGACGGCACTCGCTTCGTGCCCGGCGCCGGCCAGAACCGCCTGCGGGCGATGATCGAGCAGCGCCCGGACTGGGTGCTTTCGCGCCAACGAGCCTGGGGTGTGCCGATTGCGATCTTCGTCGACGAGCAGGGTGAAATCCTCGTCGAAGACGCAGTGAACACTCGCATCCTGGAAGCCTTCGAAAAGGAAGGCGCGGACGCCTGGTTTGCTGGAGGCGCCAAGGAGCGTTTTCTCGGAAACGATCATGACCATTCCCATTGGCATCAGGTCATGGACATTCTCGATGTCTGGTTCGATTCCGGTTCGACCCACACTTTTACGCTGGAAGACCGCCCGGATCTGAAATGGCCGGCCGATGTCTATCTGGAGGGTTCCGACCAGCACCGCGGCTGGTTCCACTCGTCACTGCTCGAAAGCTGCGCAACGCGTGGCCGCGCGCCCTACAACGCCGTCGTCACCCATGGCTTCACCATGGATGAGAAGGGCGAAAAAATGTCGAAATCCAAGGGCAACACGGTCACCCCGCAGGAGGTGATGAAGGATGCCGGCGCCGACATCCTGCGGCTGTGGGTGATGACGACGGACTATTGGGAAGACCAGCGTCTCGGTAAGACCATCATCCAGACCAATATCGATGCCTACCGCAAGCTCCGCAACACCATCCGCTGGATGCTCGGCACGCTGGCGCATGACAAGGGCGAGGTCGTCGCGCTTTCCGGCATGCCGGAACTCGAGCAGTTGATGCTGCATCGGCTTGCCGAACTCGACCGGCTGGTGCGCGAAGGCTACGATGCCTTCGACTTCAAGCGGATCGCGCGCGCACTCATCGATTTCTCGAATGTCGAGCTCTCGGCATTCTATTTCGATATCCGCAAGGACGCGCTCTATTGCGATGCGCCGTCGTCGGTCCGCCGCCGCGCCGCGCTGCATGTCATCCGTACGCTGTTCGACTGCCTGGTGACCTGGCTCGCTCCGATGCTGCCCTTCACCGCCGAGGAAGCCTGGCTTTCCCGCAACCCGGAAGCCGTCTCCGTGCATCTTGAGCAGTTCCCGACCGTCCCGTCCGAATGGCGCAATGATGCGCTCGCGGAGAAGTGGCGGAAGATCCGCGAAGTTCGCAAGGTCGTAACCGGCGCGCTGGAAATCGAGCGCAAAGACAAGCGTATCGGCTCCTCTCTGGAGGCGGCACCGGTCGTTTACGTTGCGGATGGCGATTTGCGCCAGGCACTCGAAGGCCAGGATTTCGCTGAAATCTGCATCACCTCGGCGATCCATATAGAGGCAGCCGAGGCTCCCGCCGACGCCTTCACGCTGCAGGAGGTCCCTAAAGTCGGCGTCGTTCCGAAACTCGCCGAGGGCCGGAAATGCGCGCGCTCCTGGCGGATCACCACCGATGTCGGATCCGACCCGCTCTATCCGGACGTATCCGCTCGTGATGCTGCTGCATTGAGGGAGCTCGGGTTCAAGCCTTGATGCGACGTTTATCGGGTGAATTGCGCTTGGGCTGTTCATCCGGTACAACCTGCCCGAAATTTGGCGGATTTTTCCGCCAAGGGCGCTGAGTGGCCGCGGCATGCGAGGTGCGGCTGGCTGGAAGGAATTCATGGAAATGATGCGAGAGTTGCGAGTTGTTGCCGGCATTGCCGCCATCATGGCGGGGGGCTTGGTGCTTTCGGGCTGCATCGGCGGCCCCACCTATGGCACGGACAAGACGGCCGGCGAACAACTGCTCGACGACCTCGGCAGCGCCGTCAGCCTGGCTCCGCCGAAGAAAGATTCGGTCAAGTATCAGCCGCGCCCGGCGCTCGTGCTTCCGCCGCAAACGCAGAAGACCGCGCTGATCGAGCCGCAGAAATCGCTGGCGAGCCGCGAAGCCAATCCGGCCTGGGTCGAATCGCCGGAAGAAACCCGTGAGCGGCTGCGCGAAGAGGCCGATGCCAACAAGAACAATCCCAATTACGTTTCGCCGCTCGCCAAGGCGAGCGCCAATGGCCGCCAGCTTTCGGCCAAGGAGCAGCAGGAAGCCTATCGCGAAGCCCGCAAGATCGAACAGGGCGCCTATTCCGACAAGCGCCGTTTCCTGAGCGACCCGCCGCTTGAGTACCGCCGCCTGCCTGAGGGGGCCGAGACGGACCTTGGCGAACCGGAGAAGGACAAGGAGCGCCGTCGCAAGAAGGAAGCTCAGGTCAAAAATTCCGGCAGCAAGTGGTACTGGCCTTTCTAGAGCGGAATGGCAAAGCCCGGAGTGGTTTTCCGACCGTCCGTTCTAATGGATTGAAACGATTAGCGGATCATGGCTATCAGCATTCGCAACGCAGTTCCCGAAGATGCCGCCACGGTCCTGCGCTTCATCACGGAACTTGCCACCTATGAAAAGGCCGGGCATGAAGTCGAAGCGACTGTCGAACTCCTGGAGCAGTCGCTCTTTGGACCCGGCGCCGTTACCCGCGCGGTGATTTGCGAGATCGATGGCGTCCCCGCCGGCTTCGCCATTTGGTTCTATAGTTTTTCCACGTGGCAGGGCCGCAAGGGCCTTTATCTCGAAGATCTTTATGTCACGCCCGAGTACCGTGGTTCCGGAGCGGGCAAGCAGCTTCTGAAGCACTTGGCACGGATCGCCGTCGAAGAAGGTTGCGGCCGGTTCGAATGGAGCGTTCTTGATTGGAACGAGCCTGCTATCCGCGTCTATGAGGCGATCGGTGCCGAGCCCCTGTCGGAATGGAAGCGCTATCGGCTGGCCGGCACGGCGCTTGAAGCTCTCGCCGCCGACTGACGTCCCGCGCCCTCATCGCCTGGCGGCAAAAAAATCGCGAAGAATATCGGCGGCCTCACGCCCGGCAAGGCCGGAATAGACGTCCGGCACGTGGTGGCAGGTGGGGGAGCCGTAGAACCTGACCCCATTCTCCACGGCCCCGCCTTTCGGATCTTCCGCGCCGTAATAAAGCCGGCGTATGCGGGCGAAGGAGATGGCCGCCGCGCACATGGTGCAGGGCTCGAGCGTGACGTAGAGATCGGCTCCCGTCAGCCGCTCGTCGCCGACGAGAGCCGAGGCTTGGCGGATCACTTCGATCTCGGCATGGGCAGTGGCGTCGTTGCATTCACGAGTGCGGTTTCCGGCAGCCGCGACAATCTTGCCGTCGAGCACCACGACGGCGCCGATCGGCACCTCGCCGCGTGCCGCCGCTTTCCTGGCCTCTTCGAGGGCCGCATCCATGAAGCGCGTCGTTTCCGCCATCATTCGATCAATATTTCTCTTAACCCACGGCCTTCGACCTGATAGGACAGCCGCAAAAGGCAGGCAACACAAATGACATCCAAAGACAAGCCCACGCGGACCGGCGGCAAGGCCAAAGGCGGCGAAAAGAAGCTTCATTCCGGCGACAGGAAGACTGGCGCCGCGCATGCGCCCAGGGGGCAGCCGCCGGCGGCTGCGGCCGGTACGGACGAGCCGCAGCGCATCTCGAAAATCCTGTCGCGCGCCGGCGTCGCCTCGCGCCGCGACGTCGAGCGGATGATCATGGAAGGGCGCGTCAAGCTCAACGGCGTGGTGCTCGACACGCCGGTCGTCAATGCGACGCTTGCCGACAGGATCGAGGTCGACGGTCATCTGATCCGCGGGATCGAGCGCACGCGCCTCTGGCTCTATCACAAGCCTGCGGGACTCGTGACCACCAATGCCGATCCGGAAGGCCGCCCGACGGTCTTCGACAACCTGCCCGACGAATTGCCGCGCGTGCTGTCGGTCGGCCGCCTCGACATCAACACCGAGGGCCTCTTGCTGCTGACCAACGACGGTGGTCTCGCCCGCGTGCTCGAACTGCCCTCGACCGGCTGGTTGCGTCGATATCGCGTCCGCGCGCATGGCGATATCGATCAGGCAGCGCTTGATCGGCTGAAGGAGGGTATCGCCGTCGACGGCGTCCTTTACGGCGCGATCGAGGCGACGCTCGATCGCGTACAGGGCTCGAACGTCTGGATAACGATGGGCCTGCGCGAAGGCAAGAACCGCGAGATCAAGAACGTGCTCGGCGCCCTAGGGCTCGACGTCAACCGGTTGATCCGCATCTCCTACGGGCCTTTCCAACTTGGCGACCTGCCGGAAGGTCATGTTCAGGAAATTCGCGGCCGCACGCTCCGGGATCAGCTCGGGCCGCGGCTGATCGAGGATGCGAAGGCGAATTTCGACGCACCGCTTTATAACGACCAACCGGCCGCAGCCGAGCCGCAGGCTCATGACGAGGACGCGCCCGACGGTAGCAAGCCGGAACGCGGCGGATGGCGCGAAAAGCCGGAGGACAAGCGCGAACGTGCGCTTGCTCGCCTTGACACGCGACGCGATGACGGCCGTTCCCGTGAGCATGGCGAACGTCCCCGTGGAAAGTTCGAGGACCGTCCGGCCCGGGCGCCGGCGAAACGCAGCCGCACCGCGAATGTCTGGATGGCGCCCGGCGCCCGCCCCGTCGCCGAGAAGAAGGCGAAATCGGCCGAGGAAGACCCTTCAGCGAAACCCGTTCGCCGCGAACGTCCGGAAGGCGCGCCGAAGACGAAGCGCTACGGCCGTACCAAGGATGGTCTCGCCACGAAAACATCGGGAAAGTTCGATCCCGACCGCAAAGATAGCACGGCCAAGGGCGCCGCCCGTCCGGACCGCGCCCCGCGTCCGTCTGTCAAACGCGCCGATGAGGGTGGGGAATGGATCAGCGCCAGCGAACCGGTCCGCCGCAAGGATGATAAGGGCGAGGGCGGTTTTGACCGGCGCCGGTCCTTCGATGCCGCGGAACGGAAATCCCGGGACCACGGCGAACGCCCGCCCCGTCGGGAAATCAGCGAACGTCCTCGCGGCGAGCGCCCGGCCCGTGCCGGAGGTGAGGCCCGCGCATTTTCCGGAAAACCGCAGGCAAAGCGAGGCGAACAGACGAAGCGGGGCGAAGGAGATCGCCCTGAAGGCCGCGGAGCAGGGGACCGCCCCTTTAGCGACCGGCCGCGCGGGAAACCGTCGGGCGGCAAGCCCGCCGGAGGCAAATCCTTCGGTCAGCGCTCCGGTGGCCCCCGCGGCGGCAAACCCGGTGGTGGCCCCGGTGGTGGCAAGCCCGGCGGTCGCAGCGGTGGTGGCAAGCCCCGGGGCAAGGGGAAGTAATCGGCCGTGCGCATCGTTGGCGGAGAGTTTCGCGGCCGTATCCTGGCCACGCCCACATCCAACGATATCCGTCCGACGACCGATCGGACACGGGAAAGCCTGTTCAACATTCTGAGCCACACCTATCCGGAAGCGCTCGACGGCACGCGCGTTCTCGATCTTTTTGCCGGCACGGGCGCCGTCGGACTCGAGGCCCTCTCGCGCGGCTGCCGGCAGGCGCTCTTCGTCGAGCAAGGGGTCGAGGCTCGAGGCTTGCTTCGGGTCAATATCGAAGCGCTTGGCCTGCAGGGGCGCGCCAAAATCTTTCGCCGGGATGCGACCGATCTCGGGCCGGTCGGGACGATGGAGCCGTTTCATCTGGTCTTCGCAGATCCGCCGTACGCAAGGGGGCTCGGCGAACGCGCGCTTGATGCGGCTGCTGCCGGAAAATGGCTTGTTACCGGCGCTTTGGCGGTTCTCGAGGAGCGTGCCGACGTGCAGCCTCGGCCGTCCGAGGCATTCGAGCTGCGTGATGTTCGCGCCTTCGGCGACACACGCATGCATTTCTACCGCTTCCGAGGCGCCTGACGTCGAGCGTCTCGCCGGAGAAGAGGCGTCGGCAAGGAGGATGTCGATGGAGCAGGACATATCGATGCGATCAAGACCGGCGACGACCGATGAGCCCACCGTCGCGCTTGCCCTCGGCGGCGGCGGTGCGCGCGGCCTTGCCCATATCCACATGATCGAAGCTCTTGACGAAATGGGCATTCGGCCAGTGGCGATCGCCGGCTCATCGATCGGCGCGATCATGGGCGCTGGCATGGCTGCCGGTATGACCGGTAGGGAGATCCGGGATCACACGCTATCGACGGTCGGGCACCGTGGCGAAGTGCTCAACCGCTTGTGGCGCTTGAGGCCGAACAGCCTTTCCGAGGCCGTCTCGCGCGGCTTCCGCTTCGGGCAGTTCAATATCGAGCGGGTCTTAAAGGCGTTTCTGCCGGAAGCGATCCCCGCCCGCTTTTCCGACCTGGTGATCCCGTTGAAAGTCATAGTGACCGACTATTACGGTGAGGCGGAGCATGTCTGCGAAAGGGGCGATCTGTATCAGGCAGTGGCGGCTTCCTGCGCCTTGCCGGCGATTTTCATGCCGGTGAAGATCGACGACCGCATCATGATCGACGGCGGGATCTATAACCCGATCCCCTTCGATCATCTGCGAGGACTGGCGGATATCGTCATTGCCGTCGATGTCGTCGGCGGCCCGGATGGCGACGGCAGGACTATACCGAGCCGCATCGACAGCATGTTCGGCGCAAGCCAACTGATGATGCAGTCGATCATCGCGATGAAGATGAAGGCCGGCGCACCGGATATTCTGTTGCGCCCCGACGTTGGCCGCTTCCGCGTCCTCGATTTCCTGCGCGCCCAAGAGCTACTCGCCGCCACCAGCCCAGCCAAAGACCAGTTGAAGCATGCGCTCTCGGAGCGGATCGAGCAGTGGCGGCGCATCGACCTTTAGATCACGATGATCTTGGGGCGAATCGAGCACACACTTTTTCTGATCCCGCTCTACGGCGCCGTGAGTCTTTCCAGACGCACAAGGTCGCTGTAACGCTTTGAAATGCTGCATGGTTTTATCCTTAAGAACCATGCAGTAGCTAAGAAGTGAGTGCAGAACAGGCGAAGGACCGGTTCCGAGCTTGGCTCATCCCGCGAATGCTCAATCCGTTTTTGCCAATGTTTCGTCGAGGCGCGGTTGGCCATTGGCGGGAAGGGTGGGCAGAATTCGTTCCTCCGTTTCGGCCGTGTGGTTCACTTCCTTTTTCGGCCTCACCAGCGGTTCCGGCCGGACCGGCCTTGAATGCAGCATGTCGCGTCCGGCAGAGATGCCTTCCGCCTCCTGCAGCACGAGGCGCGCCTCATCGCGGCGGCGGATGTCGTCCATGATGGCGATCGCTTCGTCGCCGCCGACGCCCAACGACTCAAGCGTCTTGCGACCAAAAAGCAGACCGGACTCGAACGTCTCGCGCAACTCGTAGTCAATGCCCCGGGCCCGCAGTTCCAGCGTATGCAGCCGATCGTAGGAACGCGCGAATAGGCGCGCATTCGGATATTCGGCCTGGACGAGGTCGATGATCCTGTCCGTCGTTTCCTTTTTCTGCGTGCAGACCGCCACGATTTTCGCCCGTTCGATGCCGGCGGCTCTGAGCACGTCCAGGCGATTGCCGTCGCCGAAATAAATGCGGAACCCGAACGTCGCGGCTTGGCGCACACGGGCGGCTGAATGGTCGATGATGGTCACGTCGCGGCCACCGGCGAGCAGGATCTGCGCAGCAATCTGGCCGAAACGTGAGAAGCCGATCATCAGCACGTCGGCGCCGGCGCCTTCGAAATCCTCCTCGATTTCGTCAGCCATTTCGTCCTGCTCGTGCATCAGCCGCTGCGACAGCATTGCCGCCACGGGTGTCAGCGCCATGGAGAGCGTGACGATGGCAACGAGCAGGGAGGAGGTGCCTTGCGAGAAGACCCCGGCCGCAGCCGCGGCGGTGAAGAGCACGAAGCCGAATTCGCCACCCTGCGGCAGAAGCAGCCCGATCCGGACGGCGTCGTTGTGGGGAGAGCCGGCTGCCCGGCAAAGCCAATAGAGAATGAGACTCTTGACCAGCATCAACAGCGGCACTGCAACGATGATCAGGAGATAGTTCTCGACGACCACGCCGAGTTCCAGCGACAGGCCGACGGCCATGAAGAACAGTGCCTGGAGGATACCGCGGAACGGCTCGATATCGGCTTCGAGCTCGTGACGATAGGACGATTCCGCGAGAAGCACACCGGCGAGAAACGCGCCCATCGCCATCGACAGGCCGGCCAGTTGCATCATCGTCGCCGCCCCCATGACGACGAGAAGGGCGGCGGCAATCATGACGTCGCGCGCGCCGGTGCGGGCAATGATTTGGAAGAGGGGATTGAGCAGATAACGGCCGGCGGCAAAAAGGGCGGCGACTGCGGTTATCGCGATCGCGAAATCCTCGAGCGGCGTGGTCGTGTCCTCCGGCGCCTGCGCCGCCATCAGCGGAATCAGGGCGAGGAGCGGGACGATCGCCAGATCTTGCAGCAACAGAATGGAGAAGGCGCGCTGGCCATAGCGTGTATTGGCATCGTTGCCCTCGTCGAGGATCTGCATGGCAAAGGCCGTCGACGAGAGTGCCAGGCCAAAGCCGGTGATGATGCTTGCCGCCCCTGTAAGGAGACCGGTGAACGCAATCAGGAACGACAGAGCCAGACCGGTCAGCACAACCTGTGCGGTGCCGAGCCCGAAGATGTCGCGCCGCATCTGCCACAATCGCGACGGCTTCAATTCAAGGCCGATGATGAACAGCAGGAAGACAACCCCGAGCTCCGAAACGTGCAGGATCTCCTCGCCCTCGGTAATCCGCTGGGCGACCGGCCCGATCAATATGCCGGCGGCGAGATAGCCGAGAATGGTCCCGAGCCCCAGGCGCTTGAAGAGCGGCGCTGCAAGCACGGCGCCGCCGAGTAGCATGAGCGCTTGGGAATAGAGGATCGGTGTCGTTTCCATGCGCGACGCTTTCGCTATAAGGGTTGCGAGGCCGCCGCTCGACGGGCCTCGGCCGGAGTTCATTTGGCTGTTGGAGCGGGAATCGCGTTGATGCCCTTGATGCATGCTTCAGTGCACAATAAATGGGGCAGGAATGAAAGGCCACATCATGTCTGAAACGATCGATTCCGCCACCCTCGAAAAGCATGCTGCCGACCTCGTCGATCTCGCCCTTCGGGCGGGCGCCGATGCCGCGGATGCCGTCGTCGTGCGTGGCCACTCCCGCTCCGTCTCGGTTCGGCTGGGCAAGGTCGAAGCGACTGAAGCCTCGGAAAGCGATGATTTTTCGCTGCGGGTTTTCATCGGCCGGCGCGTCGCCAGCGTCTCGGCCAATCCCGGTTTCGACCTGAAACTCTTGGCGGAACGGGCGGTGGCGATGGCCAAGGCTTCGCCCGAGGATCCCTATGCGTCGCTGGCCGACCCTGACCGGCTGGCGAAGTCCTACCCGGATCTCGGCCTTTTCGACAGCCGGGAGGTTTCGACCGAGGCACTGACGGAGGCTGCGCTGGCCGCCGAGGCGGCGGCGCTCGCGGTATCCGGCGTCACCAATTCCAGCGGCGCCGGTGCCTCCGCCGGGATGGGCGGTCTCGTGCTTGTGACCTCCCATGGGTTTTCCGGCTCGTACATGGCAACTCGTTTCGGCTGCTCCGTCAGCGCGATCGCCGGTGAAGGCACGAAGATGGAGCGTGACTATGATTTCGACAGCCGGCTCTATTTCGATGAGCTGCGCGCGGCCGAGGACATCGGCCGGGTCGCCGGCGAGCGCGCGGTGGCGCGCCTCAATCCGCGTCAGGTTCCGACCGCGAAGAACATAACCGTCGTTTTCGATCCACGCGTGGCGCGCGGATTCATGGGACATCTCGCAGGCG is a genomic window of Sinorhizobium numidicum containing:
- the ileS gene encoding isoleucine--tRNA ligase, producing MTETAEKIDYSSTLYLPQTEFPMRAGLPQKEPETVARWQKMELYKKLRASAAGREKFVLHDGPPYANGNIHIGHALNKILKDVINRSFQMRGFDANYVPGWDCHGLPIEWKIEEKYREKGQNKDEVPVNEFRKECRDFASGWIEVQTEEFKRLGIEGDFENPYTTMNFHAEARIAGELMKIAKAGQLYRGSKPVMWSVVERTALAEAEVEYADVESDMIWVKFPVTEGPAELAGTFAVIWTTTPWTIPGNRAIAYSSRYAYGLYEIATAENDYGPQPGEKLIFAKRLAEESAAKAKVTFNFVRDVEADELAAITCAHPLHGLGGGYHFTVPLLDGDHVTDDAGTGFVHTAPGHGREDFDAWMDSARALEARGISSAIPFTVDDAGYFTADAPGFGPDAEGGAGRVIDDKGKKGDANDRVIKALIARHALFARGRLKHSYPHSWRSKKPVIFRNTPQWFVYMDKDFGDGTTLRSRALTAIDGTRFVPGAGQNRLRAMIEQRPDWVLSRQRAWGVPIAIFVDEQGEILVEDAVNTRILEAFEKEGADAWFAGGAKERFLGNDHDHSHWHQVMDILDVWFDSGSTHTFTLEDRPDLKWPADVYLEGSDQHRGWFHSSLLESCATRGRAPYNAVVTHGFTMDEKGEKMSKSKGNTVTPQEVMKDAGADILRLWVMTTDYWEDQRLGKTIIQTNIDAYRKLRNTIRWMLGTLAHDKGEVVALSGMPELEQLMLHRLAELDRLVREGYDAFDFKRIARALIDFSNVELSAFYFDIRKDALYCDAPSSVRRRAALHVIRTLFDCLVTWLAPMLPFTAEEAWLSRNPEAVSVHLEQFPTVPSEWRNDALAEKWRKIREVRKVVTGALEIERKDKRIGSSLEAAPVVYVADGDLRQALEGQDFAEICITSAIHIEAAEAPADAFTLQEVPKVGVVPKLAEGRKCARSWRITTDVGSDPLYPDVSARDAAALRELGFKP
- a CDS encoding GNAT family N-acetyltransferase, translating into MAISIRNAVPEDAATVLRFITELATYEKAGHEVEATVELLEQSLFGPGAVTRAVICEIDGVPAGFAIWFYSFSTWQGRKGLYLEDLYVTPEYRGSGAGKQLLKHLARIAVEEGCGRFEWSVLDWNEPAIRVYEAIGAEPLSEWKRYRLAGTALEALAAD
- a CDS encoding nucleoside deaminase, giving the protein MAETTRFMDAALEEARKAAARGEVPIGAVVVLDGKIVAAAGNRTRECNDATAHAEIEVIRQASALVGDERLTGADLYVTLEPCTMCAAAISFARIRRLYYGAEDPKGGAVENGVRFYGSPTCHHVPDVYSGLAGREAADILRDFFAARR
- a CDS encoding pseudouridine synthase, giving the protein MTSKDKPTRTGGKAKGGEKKLHSGDRKTGAAHAPRGQPPAAAAGTDEPQRISKILSRAGVASRRDVERMIMEGRVKLNGVVLDTPVVNATLADRIEVDGHLIRGIERTRLWLYHKPAGLVTTNADPEGRPTVFDNLPDELPRVLSVGRLDINTEGLLLLTNDGGLARVLELPSTGWLRRYRVRAHGDIDQAALDRLKEGIAVDGVLYGAIEATLDRVQGSNVWITMGLREGKNREIKNVLGALGLDVNRLIRISYGPFQLGDLPEGHVQEIRGRTLRDQLGPRLIEDAKANFDAPLYNDQPAAAEPQAHDEDAPDGSKPERGGWREKPEDKRERALARLDTRRDDGRSREHGERPRGKFEDRPARAPAKRSRTANVWMAPGARPVAEKKAKSAEEDPSAKPVRRERPEGAPKTKRYGRTKDGLATKTSGKFDPDRKDSTAKGAARPDRAPRPSVKRADEGGEWISASEPVRRKDDKGEGGFDRRRSFDAAERKSRDHGERPPRREISERPRGERPARAGGEARAFSGKPQAKRGEQTKRGEGDRPEGRGAGDRPFSDRPRGKPSGGKPAGGKSFGQRSGGPRGGKPGGGPGGGKPGGRSGGGKPRGKGK
- the rsmD gene encoding 16S rRNA (guanine(966)-N(2))-methyltransferase RsmD; the protein is MRIVGGEFRGRILATPTSNDIRPTTDRTRESLFNILSHTYPEALDGTRVLDLFAGTGAVGLEALSRGCRQALFVEQGVEARGLLRVNIEALGLQGRAKIFRRDATDLGPVGTMEPFHLVFADPPYARGLGERALDAAAAGKWLVTGALAVLEERADVQPRPSEAFELRDVRAFGDTRMHFYRFRGA
- a CDS encoding patatin-like phospholipase family protein, with amino-acid sequence MEQDISMRSRPATTDEPTVALALGGGGARGLAHIHMIEALDEMGIRPVAIAGSSIGAIMGAGMAAGMTGREIRDHTLSTVGHRGEVLNRLWRLRPNSLSEAVSRGFRFGQFNIERVLKAFLPEAIPARFSDLVIPLKVIVTDYYGEAEHVCERGDLYQAVAASCALPAIFMPVKIDDRIMIDGGIYNPIPFDHLRGLADIVIAVDVVGGPDGDGRTIPSRIDSMFGASQLMMQSIIAMKMKAGAPDILLRPDVGRFRVLDFLRAQELLAATSPAKDQLKHALSERIEQWRRIDL
- a CDS encoding monovalent cation:proton antiporter-2 (CPA2) family protein produces the protein METTPILYSQALMLLGGAVLAAPLFKRLGLGTILGYLAAGILIGPVAQRITEGEEILHVSELGVVFLLFIIGLELKPSRLWQMRRDIFGLGTAQVVLTGLALSFLIAFTGLLTGAASIITGFGLALSSTAFAMQILDEGNDANTRYGQRAFSILLLQDLAIVPLLALIPLMAAQAPEDTTTPLEDFAIAITAVAALFAAGRYLLNPLFQIIARTGARDVMIAAALLVVMGAATMMQLAGLSMAMGAFLAGVLLAESSYRHELEADIEPFRGILQALFFMAVGLSLELGVVVENYLLIIVAVPLLMLVKSLILYWLCRAAGSPHNDAVRIGLLLPQGGEFGFVLFTAAAAAGVFSQGTSSLLVAIVTLSMALTPVAAMLSQRLMHEQDEMADEIEEDFEGAGADVLMIGFSRFGQIAAQILLAGGRDVTIIDHSAARVRQAATFGFRIYFGDGNRLDVLRAAGIERAKIVAVCTQKKETTDRIIDLVQAEYPNARLFARSYDRLHTLELRARGIDYELRETFESGLLFGRKTLESLGVGGDEAIAIMDDIRRRDEARLVLQEAEGISAGRDMLHSRPVRPEPLVRPKKEVNHTAETEERILPTLPANGQPRLDETLAKTD
- a CDS encoding TldD/PmbA family protein, which gives rise to MSETIDSATLEKHAADLVDLALRAGADAADAVVVRGHSRSVSVRLGKVEATEASESDDFSLRVFIGRRVASVSANPGFDLKLLAERAVAMAKASPEDPYASLADPDRLAKSYPDLGLFDSREVSTEALTEAALAAEAAALAVSGVTNSSGAGASAGMGGLVLVTSHGFSGSYMATRFGCSVSAIAGEGTKMERDYDFDSRLYFDELRAAEDIGRVAGERAVARLNPRQVPTAKNITVVFDPRVARGFMGHLAGAINGASVARKTSFLRDMMGKQIMKAGIAVTDDPLIVRGASSRPFDGEGVSGSKLSMVEDGVLQHWFLSTSVAKELGLETNGRGVRNGPSVNPASTNFALEPGEISREDLIRGVGTGFYVTELIGQGVNMVTGEYSRGASGFWIENGEIAFPVSEVTIASNLKQMFMALTPADDIDRKFGIAAPTIAIEGMTLAGT